A DNA window from Aspergillus nidulans FGSC A4 chromosome I contains the following coding sequences:
- a CDS encoding uncharacterized protein (transcript_id=CADANIAT00006796) → MSRRRASNSESLASSSVNEAVAYPFSGMQQNHTFSQRRGPIEGPGGRRLVRRVTWRSSTYKLMASLWVLGVLYIVWLIRDIFYLPFSYSPKPAVTTNFGDDLLAQFVGREECGISSQALYLPPSGDQSELYCRSREDLLSSMSNGGRHGFGAPYTSQGCFYRWFTNAEICETLSRFDGVLFVGDDSLANAYAGFNILLRQDLKQGSLREWEMSTALQTSCGCESQFTNPACSSARITSSEELYSRSAMGTQTPYICSAKTPHKFLSITGSPATSSDHNVFKNLLARPSESESAKKKPIAIIQSLSLSTSYSLSAAKNSIDEWLTLAKTSARSTPFLWIGPTAPGHQKPPSDNVHATSWKYTQDTAQVAQAKGIDVLAMYNATLQAQSWDGMHYGEEVALMQAMMIVNWLASL, encoded by the exons ATGTCACGTCGCCGTGCTTCCAACAGTGAATCATtggcttcatcatctgtCAACGAAGCCGTTGCTTACCCTTTCTCCGGCATGCAACAGAATCATACGTTTTCTCAACGGCGTGGCCCGATCGAAGGGCCCGGTGGACGGAGGCTTGTTAGGAGAGTCACCTGGCGGTCGTCCACCTACAAGCTCATGGCATCTCTCTGGGTGCTGGGGGTGCTCTATATAGTCTGGCTGATTCGGGACATCTTCTATCTCCCATTCTCTTATTCTCCAAAACCGGCTGTGACGACGAATTTCGGGGATGA TCTGTTAGCTCAGTTCGTGGGCCGTGAAGAATGCGGCATCTCCTCTCAAGCTTTATATCTGCCTCCGTCCGGTGACCAGTCTGAGCTGTATTGCCGGTCTCGTGAGGATTTGCTCAGCTCAATGAGCAACGGCGGGCGTCATGGCTTTGGTGCCCCTTATACATCCCAAG GTTGCTTCTACCGTTGGTTTACCAACGCTGAAATATGTGAGACTCTTAGCCGATTTGATGGTGTACTCTTCGTCGGTGATGACTCCCTTGCCAACGCTTATGCCGGGTTCAACAtccttcttcgccaggaTCTAAAACAAGGATCTTTGAGGGAGTGGGAAATGAGCACTGCTTTGCAAACAAGTTGTGGGTGCGAGTCACAGTTTACGAATCCTGCCTGTTCCTCTGCGCGAATTACTTCAAGCGAGGAACTATATTCCAGGAGTGCCATGGGAACCCAGACTCCATACATCTGCTCAGCCA agACCCCACACAAGTTTCTCTCCATCACCGGCTCACCCGCCACAAGCAGCGACCACAACGTCTTCAAAAACCTTCTGGCGCGTCCCTCGGAGTCAGAATcggcaaagaagaagcccatcGCCATAATTCAAAGTCTCTCCCTCTCAACATCCTATTCCCTCTCCGCGGCGAAGAATAGTATAGACGAATGGCTTACGCTTGCCAAAACCAGCGCCAGAAGCACTCCATTTCTCTGGATCGGTCCAACAGCACCCGGCCACCAAAAGCCTCCAAGCGACAACGTCCACGCAACCAGCTGGAAATACACCCAGGATACGGCGCAGGTCGCTCAGGCCAAGGGCATCGACGTTCTGGCCATGTACAACGCGACTTTGCAGGCCCAGAGCTGGGACGGCATGCACTATGGCGAGGAGGTGGCTCTTATGCAGGCGATGATG ATCGTTAATTGGTTAGCTTCGCTTTAG
- a CDS encoding uncharacterized protein (transcript_id=CADANIAT00006797), with translation MVQLFAGQASTPEFIQSGDVRTLDHETRRGTEFARAL, from the exons ATGGTCCAACTCTTCGCCGGTCAAGCCTCGACCCCAGAGTTTAT TCAGTCAGGTGATGTTCGAACCCTTGATCACGAGACGAGACGAGGCACTGAGTTCGCTAGAGCACTATGA
- a CDS encoding protein pkpC (transcript_id=CADANIAT00006798) — MWKPSERLMDTIRHYASFPATGVSLRQMVQFGDRPSTGTLFRASQFLSEELPIRLAHRVQDLGELPDGLSEMPSIKKVQDWYAQSFEILAETTQNPSVREGQYRSAMTNGNGNGKAAAAARRYFVPSDDQGNWPPELNDYNERFAKTLQQIKRRHDSVVTTVAQGILEWKRKRQRLQIDSTIQSFLDRFYMSRIGIRMLIGQHIALTEQTHVRHPNYVGIICTKTNVREVALEAIENARFVCEDYYGLFEAPKVQLVCKEDLNFMYVPGHLSHMLFETLKNSLRAVVERHGADKEAFPVTKVIIAEGKEDITIKVSDEGGGIPRSAIPLVWTYMYTTVEQTPNLDPDFDKSDFKAPMAGFGYGLPISRLYARYFGGDLKLISMEGYGTDVYLHLNRLSSSSEPLQ, encoded by the exons ATGTGGAAGCCGTCGGAGCGCCTGATGGACACCATCAGGCATTACGCCAGCTTTCCAGCAACTGGTGTTTCGCTCCGACAGATGGTTCAGTTTGGAGACAGACCTTCAACTG GAACTCTGTTTCGCGCCTCCCAATTTCTGTCAGAAGAACTCCCAATCCGCCTAGCGCACCGTGTCCAGGATCTTGGAGAGCTTCCCGATGGACTCAGTGAAATGCCCTCCATCAAGAAGGTCCAGGATTGGTATGCACAGTCGTTCGAG ATTCTCGCCGAAACAACACAAAATCCAAGTGTCCGCGAGGGACAGTATCGCTCCGCTATGACAAACGGTAATGGAAAtggcaaggctgctgctgctgcacgAAGATATTTTGTCCCTTCGGATGACCAGGGAAACTGGCCTCCCGAGTTAAATGATTACAACGAACGGTTTGCAAAGACTCTACAACAAATTAAGCGGCGACACGACAGTGTTGTGACTACAGTGGCCCAAGGTATTCTGGAATGGAAACGAAAGCGGCAGCGTCTGCAAATCGACTCGACAATCCAATCATTTCTCGATCGCTTCTACATGTCTCGCATAGGTATACGAATGTTAATTGGCCAACACATTGCTCTCACGGAACAAACGCACGTGCGCCATCCGAATTATGTCGGGATCATATGTACCAAGACAAATGTGCGCGAGGTGGCCCTCGAGGCCATTGAGAACGCTCGGTTTGTGTGCGAGGATTACTATGGTCTATTTGAAGCCCCAAAGGTCCAGCTCGTGTGCAAAGAGGATCTGAACTTTATGTACGTGCCGGGACATTTGTCTCACATGCTTTTTGAGACATTGAAGAACTCCCTGCGCGCCGTGGTCGAGAGACACGGCGCAGATAAGGAAGCTTTCCCCGTCACCAAGGTCATCATCGCCGAAGGCAAAGAGGATATTACTATCAAGGTGTCCGATGAAGGTGGTGGCATTCCGCGGTCTGCGATCCCTCTTGTCTGGACCTATATGTATACCACAGTGGAGCAAACACCCAACCTCGACCCGGACTTTGACAAGAGCGACTTCAAAGCGCCTATGGCAGGATTTGGATATGGTTTGCCCATTAGTCGCCTGTATGCGCGATACTTTGGCGGTGACTTGAAGTTAATCAGTATGGAAGG GTACGGGACGGACGTCTACCTTCACCTTAACCGCCTATCATCGAGTTCGGAACCCCTCCAATGA
- a CDS encoding uncharacterized protein (transcript_id=CADANIAT00006799): MVRLTGGICDPEIQSSRRQHIPGPGASSSSTPRPSPLTPASAASASTSAYAVPSAQEKRMRSRLREERHAALCVLMDRELLTIQALAAQETLPQARRRFLSTLLSPSDPTTAASIRADQFTIQRPTSSTPSSPFSTEPMVVSRSIVDVCETDDSGWYKPEPDLASESAMAASSPSAASSPMSGLKMKGRATPERSRAGRRVSSGRQQQTRERRRRWSGAERQDYGAGLSF; the protein is encoded by the exons ATGGTTAGATTGACCGGTGGCA TATGTGATCCTGAAATTCAGTCATCTA GAAGACAGCATATTCCCGGTCCTGGtgcaagctccagctccacacCCCGACCTTCCCCCCTCACGCCCGCATCGGCGGCGTCCGCGTCCACATCAGCATACGCGGTTCCCAGCGcacaggagaagagaatgcgAAGCCGGCTACGTGAGGAGCGCCATGCAGCGCTCTGTGTTCTAATGGACCGCGAGCTTCTTACGATCCAAGCTTTGGCTGCACAAGAG ACCCTTCCTCAAGCCCGTCGGCGCTTCCTCTcaactctcctctctccctcaGATCcgacaacagcagcatcCATCCGCGCCGACCAGTTCACGATCCAGCGCCCAACCTCATCTACACCGTCCTCGCCATTCAGCACGGAACCGATGGTCGTCTCGCGGAGCATTGTTGACGTATGCGAAACAGACGACTCCGGGTGGTATAAGCCCGAGCCGGATTTGGCGTCTGAATCGGCGATGGCGGCGTCTTCACCGTCTGCGGCGTCGTCGCCTATGTCGGgactgaagatgaaggggaGGGCGACGCCTGAGAGGAGCAGAGCGGGTAGGAGGGTGTCGTCtgggcggcagcagcagacgagggagagaaggcgaagatggaGCGGGGCGGAGAGGCAGGATTATGGTGCTGGGCTTTCGTTCTGA